In a single window of the Paenibacillus sp. MMS20-IR301 genome:
- a CDS encoding restriction endonuclease, which produces MTIIAIPNDVQKELLKQMETGQSRGNSPDQPTEPVKAETEEEAEELEIIKEDVIEKSNEFIKDKIAKLDWEQMQELVAGILRGMGYKTRISPKGPDRGRDIFASPDGLGLEEPRIIVEVKHRSGTMGSNQIRSFTGGLRVGDRGIYVSTGGFTKEAKYEAERSNIPLSLIDLDLLAELVTQYYDQFDSETRTLIPLRKIY; this is translated from the coding sequence ATGACTATTATAGCTATACCCAACGATGTTCAGAAGGAATTACTCAAGCAAATGGAAACTGGACAATCAAGAGGTAATTCACCAGATCAACCAACAGAGCCTGTGAAAGCAGAGACGGAGGAAGAAGCTGAAGAGTTAGAGATCATCAAGGAAGACGTCATTGAGAAGTCCAATGAATTTATCAAAGATAAGATTGCTAAGTTAGACTGGGAGCAGATGCAGGAACTTGTTGCGGGCATCCTAAGAGGAATGGGCTACAAGACACGAATATCACCTAAAGGGCCGGACCGGGGAAGAGATATATTTGCATCCCCTGATGGTCTCGGGCTTGAAGAACCCAGAATTATAGTGGAAGTAAAGCACCGTTCAGGCACTATGGGATCTAATCAAATACGCAGTTTTACTGGAGGATTAAGAGTAGGAGATCGGGGGATTTATGTGTCTACTGGCGGATTCACCAAAGAAGCCAAGTATGAAGCGGAAAGATCTAACATCCCTTTATCTTTAATAGACTTGGATTTACTCGCGGAATTAGTTACGCAATACTACGATCAATTTGATTCAGAGACACGGACATTAATACCGTTAAGAAAAATATATTGA
- a CDS encoding stalk domain-containing protein, with protein sequence MIKKMVNIITLCALSLAMFLISIPIQSEKVFAEENVIQTARLIVFGKFYKLDAPVIKMNNKILYPVFDLLQSQGVAKKNIKWNDQSRVLTALFGNSTSFTLKLDSTVVNKNGKKYKEMNVPLKKSNGVLYASAEGIAELFGNKAYWEHTLQAAIINLPNKKNKAVLNQDLVSAVQVANTSLVASLLADGADPNMKWDKNSLLLGGLVQDYLDETNKYSEIALVLIEHGADVNFKNPFTWYTSLSFAIRNNEYQVVELLLRKGADPNLSSNPIGTYAETPVHILGSIGFKGSDQERARMLKLLSQYHADLNVYDQYENTLLSWLIASYTWDDRKYPVTITTAIKLGAREGIQELAQLDDEGLVLELKELVAKGGLDVDTHGL encoded by the coding sequence ATGATTAAAAAAATGGTAAATATCATTACATTATGTGCACTAAGTTTGGCAATGTTCCTTATTTCTATCCCGATACAAAGTGAGAAGGTATTTGCTGAAGAAAATGTTATTCAAACTGCGCGATTAATTGTATTCGGGAAGTTCTATAAATTAGATGCTCCAGTGATAAAAATGAACAACAAGATATTATATCCGGTATTTGATCTCTTACAATCACAGGGGGTTGCTAAGAAAAATATTAAATGGAATGATCAATCACGAGTACTTACAGCACTATTTGGTAATTCCACTTCGTTTACGTTAAAGCTGGATAGCACGGTCGTTAATAAAAATGGCAAGAAGTATAAGGAAATGAACGTCCCTCTTAAAAAAAGCAATGGGGTATTATATGCTTCCGCAGAAGGCATAGCTGAATTGTTTGGCAACAAGGCTTACTGGGAGCATACTTTGCAGGCAGCTATAATCAATTTGCCAAATAAAAAAAATAAAGCTGTTTTGAATCAAGACTTGGTTAGTGCGGTTCAAGTTGCTAATACATCTTTAGTGGCTTCTCTTTTGGCAGACGGAGCAGATCCAAATATGAAATGGGATAAAAACTCCCTGCTGCTTGGTGGCTTGGTCCAGGATTATTTAGATGAGACGAATAAGTATAGCGAGATTGCTTTAGTACTTATTGAACATGGCGCTGATGTGAATTTTAAAAACCCGTTTACCTGGTATACATCATTGAGTTTTGCCATTCGTAATAATGAATATCAGGTTGTGGAGTTATTGTTAAGAAAAGGTGCGGACCCTAATCTATCTTCAAATCCTATAGGTACTTATGCTGAAACTCCGGTTCATATATTGGGGTCAATTGGATTTAAAGGAAGCGATCAAGAACGTGCCAGAATGCTGAAACTGCTTAGTCAATATCACGCAGATTTAAATGTCTATGATCAATATGAAAATACTCTTCTTAGCTGGTTGATCGCTTCGTATACTTGGGATGACCGGAAGTATCCGGTTACTATTACAACAGCAATTAAATTGGGAGCAAGAGAAGGAATTCAAGAGCTTGCTCAATTAGACGATGAAGGGCTGGTACTGGAGCTAAAGGAATTAGTTGCAAAGGGAGGGCTTGACGTAGATACACACGGCCTATAA
- a CDS encoding copper amine oxidase N-terminal domain-containing protein: MKTLIMLLCAGLLPAIHTAAPAQAAPVAGGQIMPVMINNQYVLFPGKLAPYMQAGRLMVPVRALAGALGAQLTYDAATKSSTVSLLGESVGQLRAGQATAVTGNGSTIALGASPQLREGVLFVPMNPLLTALKKVKWENMSNVLGRNVLLVQGRGDTELPQAKAWQSVTPFGDLGGEHQHPFYPTLLTQTTDGKSFRLSLSVINASGFVIPKATSRLEFVAVDSRGQAVVRQLPGPSQATPKAAALSFTINVPTAPDYVIFNSRTE; encoded by the coding sequence ATGAAAACCTTGATTATGCTGCTATGTGCAGGTCTGCTGCCGGCAATTCATACGGCGGCTCCTGCGCAGGCTGCGCCGGTAGCAGGAGGCCAGATCATGCCGGTAATGATCAATAACCAATATGTGCTGTTCCCAGGCAAGCTGGCGCCCTATATGCAGGCAGGCCGATTAATGGTTCCTGTCCGCGCGCTCGCAGGTGCGCTGGGTGCGCAGCTGACCTATGATGCCGCAACAAAGAGCTCCACGGTATCGCTTCTTGGTGAGAGTGTGGGACAGCTGCGGGCCGGACAGGCCACAGCGGTAACCGGAAACGGCAGCACTATAGCGCTTGGGGCGTCCCCGCAGCTGCGGGAGGGCGTGCTGTTTGTGCCCATGAATCCTCTCCTCACTGCGCTGAAGAAGGTGAAATGGGAGAACATGTCCAACGTGCTAGGCCGAAACGTACTGCTAGTGCAGGGCCGGGGGGATACGGAGCTGCCGCAGGCTAAGGCTTGGCAGAGCGTTACCCCGTTTGGAGATCTGGGCGGGGAGCATCAGCATCCCTTCTACCCTACACTGCTGACGCAGACTACCGACGGCAAGAGCTTCCGGCTAAGTCTTAGTGTGATTAACGCCTCCGGGTTTGTCATTCCCAAGGCTACTTCCCGCTTGGAGTTCGTCGCTGTGGACAGCCGGGGACAGGCCGTAGTCCGGCAGCTTCCCGGTCCTTCACAGGCGACTCCTAAGGCGGCTGCCCTATCATTCACCATCAATGTTCCCACAGCGCCGGATTATGTGATTTTTAATTCACGCACGGAGTGA
- a CDS encoding helix-turn-helix transcriptional regulator — protein MGKRVIVKIPQLTKKHGISLRELSRISDVRHAALSELANNKREGINFNHIIRIAESLDIDDIREIIDLVDTEDTN, from the coding sequence ATGGGAAAGAGAGTCATCGTAAAAATACCTCAATTAACAAAAAAACATGGAATCTCTCTAAGAGAGCTATCAAGAATATCCGATGTTAGGCACGCTGCTTTGAGCGAATTGGCCAACAATAAAAGAGAAGGTATTAACTTTAATCATATCATTAGGATTGCAGAGTCTTTAGATATTGACGATATTCGGGAGATTATTGATTTGGTGGATACAGAAGATACAAATTGA